A genome region from Colwellia sp. Arc7-D includes the following:
- the ybaK gene encoding Cys-tRNA(Pro) deacylase, giving the protein MTPAINQLNKLNLTYKVHQYNHEPGAKSYGLEAAEKLKVNAELVYKTLVVDVDNSYLAVAVIPVIKQLNLKKLAKSLKAKKIKMAEVNKVQNSTGYLLGGVSPLGQKKALVTVLDKSAEVLNSLFVSGGKRGLEIELSPDSIVLSLQAKYADIIS; this is encoded by the coding sequence ATGACACCTGCTATTAATCAACTAAACAAGTTAAATTTAACTTATAAAGTGCATCAATATAACCATGAGCCTGGTGCTAAGTCTTATGGTCTTGAAGCAGCTGAAAAGCTTAAAGTTAACGCTGAACTTGTTTACAAAACCTTAGTGGTTGATGTCGACAATAGTTACTTAGCCGTTGCAGTAATACCGGTTATAAAACAGCTTAATTTAAAGAAATTAGCAAAGTCATTAAAAGCTAAAAAAATTAAAATGGCAGAAGTGAATAAAGTGCAAAATTCAACTGGGTATTTACTCGGTGGTGTAAGTCCATTAGGTCAAAAAAAGGCCTTAGTCACCGTGTTAGATAAAAGCGCAGAAGTGTTGAATAGCCTATTTGTTAGCGGTGGTAAACGTGGGTTAGAAATAGAATTATCGCCTGACAGTATCGTATTATCGTTACAAGCTAAATATGCTGATATCATCAGTTAA
- a CDS encoding RDD family protein — protein sequence MDSKIDFSSYSLEELYSSLEKIDKDIYPERAKQIEELIRLKEAESPEEINTIKNIGEKSTKSDRLVAAIIDGALGLATLIPVFYYVGFDAFKEPSIYLIGTLFIYGVFTTLLLHGYLLYYYGQTIGKNYMSIRVENLDGSKASLITIYFKRMLPMQLIGLIPSFGQFISGIVNPLFIFGKERRCLHDYLAKTKVSYTDT from the coding sequence ATGGATTCAAAAATAGACTTTTCATCTTATTCTCTAGAAGAGCTTTATTCTTCCTTGGAGAAAATTGATAAAGATATCTACCCTGAGAGAGCAAAACAAATAGAGGAATTAATTCGCCTAAAAGAAGCTGAGAGCCCTGAAGAAATCAATACGATTAAAAATATTGGGGAAAAGTCTACAAAATCTGACAGGTTAGTGGCAGCAATCATAGATGGTGCGTTAGGACTCGCTACTTTGATCCCCGTTTTTTATTACGTAGGTTTTGATGCATTTAAAGAACCATCTATATATTTAATCGGCACTTTGTTTATATACGGTGTTTTTACTACTTTGTTATTACATGGATATCTTTTGTACTATTATGGGCAAACAATTGGCAAGAACTATATGTCTATTCGTGTTGAAAATTTAGATGGCTCCAAAGCTAGTTTAATTACTATTTACTTTAAGCGAATGTTGCCGATGCAGTTAATTGGGTTAATTCCATCCTTTGGACAGTTTATATCAGGTATTGTAAATCCACTCTTTATTTTTGGTAAAGAAAGACGTTGTTTACATGACTATTTAGCTAAAACAAAGGTTAGCTATACAGACACATAA